The genomic segment TAACGCGACTGCTTCGAAATGTCGCGCGTCCGGCGACTACAGCGGGATACGCCGTGGAATTCGTCGGCGGAACGTCGGTCACGAATGGGGGGACATCGCCCGCACGAAGTACGGGCTACCGGCGCGTTTACCCGTGGAGGTTCACCGCCGGCCGCGGACGCGCGCTTCGGCTACGTTGCGGGCCATGACATACGTCACCGACCCTCGGGTCGACACCTACATCGAGGCCCTGCCCGAGTGGCAGCAGGCCATTTGTCGCGAAGTCCGGGACCTGGTGCACGCCGCCGACGACGAGGTGGTCGAGACCATCAAGCGCACCGTCCGGCCCTACTTCGTCCTCCAGGGCAACATCTGCGCACTCCTTGCGGCCAAGGACCACGTCAACGTGTTCCTGTACGACGGCGCCATCGTCCCCGACCCCGAGGGGATCATCACCGGCGGCCACGACAACAAGACCGCCCGTACGGTGGCCGTCCGCGAGGGCGAGACCGTCAACGGTCCCGCCCTCAAGGCGATGTTCGAGCAGATCATCGCCAACAACCGCGCGGGAGGTTGGCGCAGGCTCAAGCGGTGATCCGGGCAACCCGGCCCGACTAACGACCGATCATGAACGCGTCCGGGCGCAGCGCGCGATCGACGACGCGCACGTCGCCCACCCAGGCGTTGACGGTCTGGTCGAGCTTGCCGTCGTACGCGTAACCGCCCAGCATCCAGGGGAGGTTGAGCGTGGTCAGGCCGTTCGCGCGGGCCGTCGGGTTGCGCACCACCGGGCAACCGTCGATGTACATCGTGGTCTGCCGGGCGTCGTTCACGACGGCGACGTGCCACCAGGCGTCCGGGGTCAGCTCGTGGCTCCAGTTGGTGGCCGAGCCGTCGCCGTCCAGCGGGTAGACGCACCACTGGAGTTCGCGTCCGCCCGACAGGCTCAGCGTGACCACCGGCTCCTGCGGGTCGCCCTTCGGCTTGCGCGCCTCGCCGCTCATCCCCCAGCGGCTCAGCAGCGCCGACCACGCGTCCTTGCCGCCGTCCCAGTCGGCGGGCAGCTTGAAGAACGCCTCGACGGTGTATCCGGAGCGGAACGTCGCCCGGTTCAGCGGTGCGTCGGTCGCCGTCTGGAAGTGGCCGCCGCGCAGCGGGGACTTGCCGCCCGCGATCCGGACGCTGCCGTGTCCGGGCTGGTCCGGGTGGTGCTGCCCGGACCAGCTCACCGACCCGGCCGCGGCGCCCGGCGCCGGGATCAGGGTCAGGTCGTTGCCGCGCCCGGACAGGTCCTTGACACGCTGCCCGCCGGGCACGGGCGCGCCGTCCTTGTGCGAGCCGTCGAAGCGCCAGTAGGCGACCGTGCCGGGCACCACCATGCGGGCGGCCGGGCGGGCCGGGCGCTGGGGTACCGGCGCGAAGCGCGCGAAGCGCTTGTCGAAGTCGACCGGCACCGAGAAGTAGTCGTCGGGTCCGGTCAACTCCATCTCGCGGCGTTCGAGTTCGTTGAGGTCGCGGCTGTTGCGACCGAGGATCCACGGGGAC from the Embleya scabrispora genome contains:
- a CDS encoding DUF1801 domain-containing protein, translated to MTYVTDPRVDTYIEALPEWQQAICREVRDLVHAADDEVVETIKRTVRPYFVLQGNICALLAAKDHVNVFLYDGAIVPDPEGIITGGHDNKTARTVAVREGETVNGPALKAMFEQIIANNRAGGWRRLKR